The Arachis ipaensis cultivar K30076 chromosome B05, Araip1.1, whole genome shotgun sequence nucleotide sequence AACTTTAAGTAATGCATATAAAGGCAAGTTTCTTCTAATGATATCCAACTTAGATTAAAGATGAAGCATATTGCAGGCACTGATGAgtatcaaaatataataaataaagaataaataATCTCGCCAAAAGCACAGTATGGGCTTAAAATAGTTGGAGAAAAATGCAACCAAAATAGGACATAAATCTTTAGAGTTTCAATTCACATCTTAAATAATTTCTTAAGCAATAATTTCTGGTAGTTAAGAACTACATACATCTATTTGAAAAGTTTTGTAACATGAGAAAAGAATTTTATTCCATTAAGAAAATAATTTATTTCTATTTGAAACTCAATTCCATGGTTATGAATGACTTTAACATGCAAGTAAAATTGAATTCAATTTTGTAATTCGAATGACTTCTAAAAGAGTtaaattctcttctctttttttttttttttttacaatttaacCCTTGATAAAACCATTTTCATTAAATATTCATTCTTCGGCCAAATCAATTTTCTGACTTACCAAATACTGGAGTGGAATTGAGTCCCCAAGACAGGAATATAAGGGGTTTGTATTGTTTAGATGGGTAACTTATGATAAATGGGGTGGTTTGTTATGGAATCCATCTTATTCCACAAAAATCCCACTATTTATTCCCTTCAATTTGGTGTGTGTAGTGTGTTAGCCCATTCTATCCAAAAAAATGGTGTGAAAAAATAACACCACTCTCCATTGCACTCCCTTGAACTTCTATCGATCCAAACAGATATATTACAAAACAAGATAAAACAGGTGACCAGTAGAGTCATTTAAACTGAGGATTAGCACTTGTAACAACAGAGAAGAGAGTTGGTATACATCCCAAAAACAGCATGCCTGATAAAAGTAAAACATAAATAAATCGAACCTGTGTTGCTGAATGATGCGGCAATCCCAATGAATTTACACCTGACATCTGGGGCAGATTCATTTGGGATCGTGAAAAATGTTGTTGCCTTTCTGTATCAGTCAGTATGGGATTGGCTGCAGTGGCTGTATGGGACAAAGGAACATGAGTAGTGGCAGGGGAACTGCTGGGTAGCGAGGAATTCAAAGTATTTCCCAAACTTTGCTCTCGTCCAGATATTGAAGATGGGGCTGCAAGGGCCTGAACTGCTACCGGAGTCCTATTAACATGTCTGGGTATTGAGGCTGACCTTCCATACTCATTAACAGACGAATTCATATAAATAAGCTGCAAATTAGTTGGTGTAGAAACTTGATTATGCACAAGAGAATTCACAGCACTGTTATTGTCATGACTGTTAGATCCCTGATTAAAGGCGGGAGAAACAGAGTCAGGCAGAACAGGATTCTCAGAGATACCCAATGATGGGGTATCTGACCTACCAAAGACAAGATCAAGTCCAGCCCAAAATTCATCGTCTATATGAGAAGCAACATTTTGATCAACGTCAGTGGAGTTTAGACCTAAAGAAGTTGAACTTTGGTTAACAAACTGAGTCTCAGCGGATCCCGGGGCAGGTTTCGTATCTTCAAGTTCAATAGTGTCCATTAAGTCCATGCAATCATCATCATTGGTGAGGTCAAAAATGTTAGAAATTATATTATTAGGGGAGCAAGTAGATTCTTGCAATTCAGCTGGCTTCTTTTCCCCATTGTGGGCCTTATTCTGCGTCTTATCCACATTATGATCCTTTTCAAAGACCGTCTTATCCACATTATGATCCTTTTCAAAGACCGCCTTCCACGATCCATCACCAAGAACAATCACTTCCAGAATATTCTCCCCAACATCTTTCAGTATCTGTAGTATTAAAAAAACGGAGGAAAAGGGTGAGAGTTTTACTTTTCAACTCCACTTCTGCCTTTATGTTATCCCTGGGGTCAATTTGGTGTACTCTCAAAAGTGAAAAATTTAGGGATTACTGGATAAGATCAATATGCAAAAGTAATCACCAAATTTTTCACCAACTTTACCGTGACAGTAGACTGACTATACAAGTGAGAAGATAAACAAAAGTAACCAGATTGAAAGACTCGAGGACTAAATTTACTTGCCTCAACCATGTTCCGATCAAGACGAATATCTTCATAGCTGACATGCTGATTACAATGAGGGCAGCGCCACCATGGCCTCCTTGAATTCATATTGATGAaattatcaaaatcaaaacaCTACAGAGAAAGGGACAACAGATATATGTAAGAGGCTATTAATTTCATAAACATTTAAGCAAAATTTAGAAGTTCTTAATTGTGCAAACGAAAACATTACAACAACATACCAAAGAAAGGCATAAGTTGCAGTTAAATAACACTTTATTGCATAAAACAGAATTCAAAAGCCACATTTACTACTTATTATAAGCAAAAAAACTAGGAAACACCCTCTGGATTCTCCATCTTCTGTGATGCTAAAGGAGGAAACTATCACCTGGAAATGTTTGCATGAGCACCCTTTAACTGGAGTCTTGATACGTGCAAAGCTGTTTGGCAAAAATGAGGAACACAAGAATATGTACGAgttttcataaataaaaaagtaaaaacatgTTAAGAAGAGAAGCATTAGCATAAAGAAAGTAAGATCCCCATGTAATTTTGATCTGAAGCCTAACAGAAAAAACCATAATAGAGATGCTTGTTACTGGTTTAATAGTCAATGTTGATACTAAATTACTAGAGATGCTTGAACCATAGTTAACAAAACCAGTTGCAATTTTAGCTTAATGATCACAGAGGCCATGGACTAAGGTCCATAAAACTCAAGCCAATTCCATTGCAGAAAGGATCAAAGAGAGAGGAAATCAGAAGACATTATATCTTCTAAAATGAAGAAGCCACTTCAAAGAACTTCTCAGTTACAAGACTCTGAGAAGGAAACTTCCTTTAAGTGTTTAACCAGACATTATTAAACCATCAATATGTTATTGATCAGTGTCAACTTCTTTCTATGAACCATAGTCACTGAAGTGGTTGGGGAAATGAACAGAGAAGATCACTGCATACCTTATCGGACAATTAAGTGAAATTCGTGATGCCCCCTCAATAAGATCTgaatctaaaataaaataatcataaaagtaaataaaaaataagctTAAGCACTAATCAATAAAACcaagggcttgtttgggtgaatttttaagaaaatatcatttttcaagttatcttttttcaaaagatcttatagaaaaataaaagtaattttatgcttggatatctcatgcaaaaagatctttttatttatcaaatatgtttgggtataaccatataaaagtaattttttgtttatttattacgtgaaaaacgtcttttttttaaagaaaaaatatcttttaaaaaagatgtaaattgtaacttctcaaaaaagattttttttttaatttttctattacttttacttttactactagaaatttaccaaacacgctaaaaataaaaaagatattttttcattgaaaaaaggtTTTTTTTATCAACTTAATGGCGCACAAACAAGCACTAAATAAATAAGAATGAGAAATAAAACACTTTTGGAGCATAAAGTTAATTGTAAATATCCTAATTACCTGTGTCAACTGAAGTAACAGCAGGCTGAACATAATCTTGAAGAACTGGATCCTCGGGTAAGGATACAAAACTCATATAGGCAACAATAACAACATAATGACCTTCACAATGAGAACGGTCAAGTAAGTTACACACGCTGAAAGTCAGGATGATAAGAAAGGAAAAGGAGACACTACTTTTACTTGCTTACCAGTGAACTGGCCTACAGCTTGAAGAAGATTCGTCCCATATTTAAGCATACCAGATACAGGAGTTGGCATCTGTGGGACAGTGTCCTAAGGAACGAAATGGCATAACAAGAAAATGGAATCACACCTTGAGAACAGACTAGAGTAAATTCTTTAGAATATAAGTGCAAATATACAGACCATGAAGACATTAGTCCTTCTATCTACTCCTTTTCCATTGAGCAGAAAACTACAATAAAGGCAAATTCAATCAGCATCAACTTTGAACTGCTTTACTCactataaattttaaaaagaaaaatcaacagcAACCATACTTCACTTGCTGAGGATTAATGAGGCATGCAGATGTCTCAACATTGTCAGTTTGTGCCACGAATAACCACTACAAGTTGAAAAATGTGAAACAAGTTAGGTTTCCAAAAAAGGATTCAAGGTGCATCCGAGTTACAAATATTATTGACAAAACATGAAAACCAAGTTAACAACTAAGGGAGTGAAagaaactaaaatatactaaaaacttggATCAAATAAGAAGCGTGATAATGGTTGTACATAAGAAGTGGACCAAGCAATCAAATGCCAAAAGATAGGTAGAAGAGGACCCAACCCAATATTTTCTTCCAAAAAAGAGCATAGCAAATGTAGAAAGGAATATATAAACAAACGAATATATTTTCACCATCCAAAAGTTAGTTAGCATAGCTCAACTAACCATGACATGCGCTGGCTTACATCACCGGTTAAGAAATAACTAGGTATTGTATTAAACTATTAATCACCAATGACCACACTATGACAATTTTTAATTTAGGAACCATTAAATCCTTGCCATCCCAAGAACTGAGGGCCTCACAAGTTTAGAGTTGCACAAGATTTTTCAAATAGGGCCAAGTGAAATTACAACCAAACTTTGAATTTTTTAAGAAATACACAATTCAGTTATATACAATAAGTAAGAATAGCTGACTCCTTTTGGCGGATTTGTTCAGGGCAATGTCACATGTAGTATGCTTACACAAACAAATCAACATGAAATGCTTACTATTCTTTCATGCTGAACATTACTCTTGGTAATGTGAAAGTCAAGAGTATAAGCTCCATATCCGGGCTGCAATGCAGGTCAAAAATATGTTAAGTTTGGGCAGCACTCTATAGAAACTAAACAATTAAGATAACACCAGTTTTGGCTATTGTTTGGCAACTGAATTTTCTGAAAATAGATTTATCTAACAAATTTTTAGGTTGAAAACTAATTTTCCAACAAACATTTTAAGTTGACTTCATGATTTTATCTAATTGCTCGTCTCCCTACCTTATCATCATTCCATTTATCTTGTCAATAGTATATATCAAAAGCTAATCTTTAGGTTAGTTTTAAATCAAGCATTTGACTTTAAATCGGATCACTTTTATAAAGTCTACATACCCTGTTAAATTGGCTTTTCAAGTTGCCAAACAATCTTAAGCATGTTTTCAAAACAAAATAGTCAAATAGGAGCAGGATTGACAAGGCACAACCTTGGCTTCAAATGACACAAGTATTTGACCGAGTTTCATTTTTGGATAGAACCTGCATGGGAATCTATATTATTGCATGTTGCATATATCAAATACAGTGAGAGACAATTTAAAGTGAAAAAACATTCTCAATGCATTTTTCCATATCAAATGGCCCTTTGGTTGGTCCTAGTAAATAGGTAAAGCAGTGCAAGTAACATGAAACACATAAAGCAAAATATTTTGATTATCTGGGGTGGAAAAAGGGAGAAGGGGAAAAGAGGAAGTAGGTAAAACAGATGCAAGAGAAGATATGTAGTAAAAATTGCAAGGATCCTAACCTCTCCATTATTCTTGTTATTGTGGAATGGCTAGAACTAGGTCCAGCATTTATCTTCCCCGCATTACAAAATATCTTTGCTACCTACACTAAGAGATTGTCAGAAATGTGCAGATGACAACATTCCTTGCAGCCCCAAGAAAAAACAGAGATAATGTATTAGCAAACCTCATCAGCGATAGCAAGAAGCTCTTCCTTCTCTTTTGCTTGGAACCATCCGAGTTCACAGGCATTCTATGATAAAAGAAAGGGGAAAAATCAGTAAGAGCATAAATCTGGACATTTTAGAGAACACTTCTGGATGTATACAGAAGAGCTGGTACAAATCTAAATATTTGGCCACAGCCAACACCAGGTACTTGCCTAAAGACTGATTAATTGTTCTTTCAAAAACTTAAATACAGAGTGATTTATCATTAGCCACAGCTGATGGAAACTCAACAAGTTACTCATAATTATCGACAACAACATGAAAAACTGGACATACCTTTACAGAGATCATAACAACCATTAAAGCTGCTTGTGACAGTTCGTCATTCTTCCGTTGATGAAACTGCACggaaaaggaaaagcaaaggcCACAAACCATca carries:
- the LOC107643096 gene encoding E4 SUMO-protein ligase PIAL2, with the protein product MSNGTTATPPLQPLDTAVLARTSPSFINNLRITAVMERLAAHLHDGNHNQLGALDFYNQCISLSRGIDYSLANGEISPKAKELPALMRLFHQRKNDELSQAALMVVMISVKNACELGWFQAKEKEELLAIADEVAKIFCNAGKINAGPSSSHSTITRIMERFYPKMKLGQILVSFEAKPGYGAYTLDFHITKSNVQHERIWLFVAQTDNVETSACLINPQQVNFLLNGKGVDRRTNVFMDTVPQMPTPVSGMLKYGTNLLQAVGQFTGHYVVIVAYMSFVSLPEDPVLQDYVQPAVTSVDTDSDLIEGASRISLNCPISFARIKTPVKGCSCKHFQCFDFDNFINMNSRRPWWRCPHCNQHVSYEDIRLDRNMVEILKDVGENILEVIVLGDGSWKAVFEKDHNVDKTVFEKDHNVDKTQNKAHNGEKKPAELQESTCSPNNIISNIFDLTNDDDCMDLMDTIELEDTKPAPGSAETQFVNQSSTSLGLNSTDVDQNVASHIDDEFWAGLDLVFGRSDTPSLGISENPVLPDSVSPAFNQGSNSHDNNSAVNSLVHNQVSTPTNLQLIYMNSSVNEYGRSASIPRHVNRTPVAVQALAAPSSISGREQSLGNTLNSSLPSSSPATTHVPLSHTATAANPILTDTERQQHFSRSQMNLPQMSGVNSLGLPHHSATQNRVPPPNNPAPNQLPNSNRPWVGLGELSNPHLSQSLNSRAHPVMRTNIQRSHIQQGGSVAQSTGTTANSQQTRANAIGQVSRDQRGSVTPQSVSRPDDLLNLQSEQNWRPTQRMRGSLTGRPYSDEVRERIIAPTQLVQNTRPQGTQPVPASRQHLQSPLPVQGSRPHGSQPLQRPQGPPPFRPTGLPLDVLIANNRNAHNHPSNA